The Nitrospinota bacterium genome has a segment encoding these proteins:
- a CDS encoding helix-turn-helix transcriptional regulator translates to MSGMNRVKDIRESKMMSKAELARKTGLSVQTIDRIEKGHVCRLDTKRKILLALEIKLDERQKVFNENSHV, encoded by the coding sequence GTGTCTGGTATGAACCGTGTCAAAGACATCCGTGAATCGAAAATGATGAGCAAGGCGGAACTTGCGCGCAAAACCGGACTTTCCGTTCAGACGATCGACAGAATCGAAAAAGGCCATGTCTGCAGACTCGACACTAAAAGGAAGATATTACTGGCGCTCGAAATTAAACTTGACGAACGTCAAAAAGTATTCAACGAAAATAGCCACGTTTAA